The following proteins are co-located in the Nerophis ophidion isolate RoL-2023_Sa linkage group LG04, RoL_Noph_v1.0, whole genome shotgun sequence genome:
- the LOC133551994 gene encoding F-box only protein 40-like — MSGRQHTHCASCYSRRCRAPVEAGVCCALVPCRLHCGALFHLCKEEGHLLLCPNVSTPCLNAAYGCPAQLRRSQQASHLQACPASVVVCSVEWNRWPANDAHSHPNPELHRNLLSERRQGVSQHLDLALALKDQDRLFHSLKMRKLFPELTRSAGEEEEERREQEERRKTERKRKAAEEKEAAGKTWESFATFPRSVPPEEELTQEEREALASRGLSEDLLESYSAWESMFSMAMGGCREAGAAGGGHAQAGGGARRPGAFTAAVPADSYTHADAPSSRPAGRKDYEYGHVEPMKITAVRTFKVPSSFSAKQGRIRNPGFYKRESKAVDTRDLGVAPEDTPIWEEVQASLLCSLEKEQRGHLIAEKVCTDGLLQDEGTQTYSFLSAPFGRNASLADLTAEKTPELHLQLQVESVSNRHHKASSAFTSLCGHAVQRRDYAAHYKNVHSDIQMCVNGWFQQRCPLAYLGCTFSQGRFRPSSQEASVVFMEDLGCFQLRPYGVSQATSPSDAPALSSLPYEVLCHLASFLDSLSLSQLALVSRLMRQVCCSLLPGRGMVSLRWDRACGPQGRVRWTAEQKVWIFSSTFSPVDTWCFRDVPSMSEHLKVCPYYERESRLERVRLPTLTQSAH; from the exons ATG AGCGGGCGCCAACACACCCACTGCGCCTCCTGCTACAGCAGACGCTGCAGGGCGCCGGTGGAGGCCGGCGTGTGCTGCGCCTTGGTCCCGTGCCGCCTGCACTGCGGGGCGCTCTTCCACCTGTGCAAAGAGGAGGGGCACCTGCTGCTGTGCCCCAACGTCAGCACACCCTGCCTCAACGCCGCCTACGGCTGCCCCGCCCAGCTGCGACGCTCCCAGCAGGCGTCCCACCTGCAGGCGTGTCCCGCCAGCGTGGTGGTCTGCAGCGTGGAGTGGAACCGCTGGCCCGCCAACGACGCGCACTCGCACCCCAACCCGGAACTGCACCGCAACCTGCTGAGCGAGCGCCGGCAGGGGGTGAGCCAGCACCTGGACCTGGCCTTGGCGCTGAAGGACCAGGACCGCCTGTTCCACTCACTGAAGATGAGAAAGCTTTTCCCTGAGCTGACACGCAGCGCCggcgaggaggaagaggagaggcGGGAGCAGGAGGAGAGGAGGAAGACGGAGAGAAAGAGGAAGGCCGCCGAGGAAAAGGAAGCGGCAGGTAAGACTTGGGAGTCTTTTGCTACTTTCCCCAGGAGTGTTCCACCGGAGGAGGAGCTGACTCAGGAGGAGAGGGAGGCTCTGGCCAGCCGGGGTCTGAGCGAGGATCTGCTGGAGAGCTACAGCGCCTGGGAGAGCATGTTCAGCATGGCCATGGGGGGCTGCAGGGAAGCAGGAGCAGCGGGCGGGGGCCACGCCCAGGCTGGAGGCGGGGCCAGGAGACCAGGCGCCTTCACGGCGGCGGTGCCAGCTGACAGCTACACCCACGCGGACGCTCCCTCATCCCGTCCCGCCGGGAGGAAGGACTATGAGTACGGACACGTGGAGCCGATGAAGATCACCGCCGTGAGGACCTTCAAGGTTCCCAGCAGCTTTTCCGCCAAGCAGGGTCGGATCCGCAACCCGGGGTTCTACAAGCGGGAGAGCAAAGCCGTGGACACCCGCGACCTGGGGGTGGCGCCAGAGGACACGCCCATCTGGGAGGAGGTTCAG GCGTCCCTGCTGTGCTCGCTGGAGAAGGAGCAGCGAGGTCACCTGATCGCAGAGAAAGTGTGCACGGACGGTCTCCTGCAGGACGAGGGCACGCAGACGTACAGCTTCCTGTCGGCCCCTTTCGGGAGGAACGCGTCGCTGGCGGACCTGACGGCCGAGAAGACGCCGGAGCTTCACCTCCAGCTGCAGGTGGAGAGCGTGAGCAACCGCCACCACAAAGCCAGCTCCGCCTTCACCTCGCTGTGCGGACACGCGGTCCAGAGGAGGGACTACGCCGCGCACTACAA GAACGTGCACAGTGACATCCAGATGTGCGTGAACGGCTGGTTCCAGCAGAGATGTCCTCTGGCGTACTTGGGCTGCACCTTCAGCCAGGGAAGGTTCCGACCATCCAGCCAGGAGGCCAGCGTGGTCTTCAT GGAGGATCTGGGCTGCTTTCAGCTCCGTCCCTACGGCGTCTCGCAGGCCACGTCTCCCTCGGACGCGCCCGCCCTGAGCTCGCTGCCCTACGAGGTTCTGTGCCACTTGGCCAGCTTCCTGGACAGCCTGTCCCTGTCCCAGTTGGCTTTGGTGTCCCGCCTCATGAGGCAGGTGTGCTGCTCCCTGCTGCCGGGGCGAGGCATGGTCTCGCTGCGCTGGGACAGGGCGTGCGGCCCTCAGGGGCGGGTCAGGTGGACGGCGGAACAGAAG GTGTGGATCTTCAGCTCAACTTTCTCTCCTGTGGACACTTGGTGCTTCCGGGACGTTCCGTCCATGTCGGAACATCTGAAGGTGTGTCCGTACTATGAGAGAGAGTCCAGACTGGAGCGGGTTCGGCTGCCAACCCTCACCCAAAGTGCACATTGA